A single genomic interval of Acidobacteriota bacterium harbors:
- a CDS encoding sigma-70 family RNA polymerase sigma factor, giving the protein MDNNELLALVEQAKNYDAEALAKLCEHFYPKVHRFVYYRVNTKEDAEDIVSEVFVKMIKTIEKQKGSFQAWIFKITSNLVIDYYRRRGIQKKIPLTEDLVEQREEPKARLEDNLTQKELKKAINKLSNEQQEMITLKFINGFSNDEISQIMNKSKEAIRALQFRALKNLRNIFKEGNIK; this is encoded by the coding sequence TTGGACAATAATGAGCTTCTTGCCCTTGTAGAGCAAGCAAAAAATTATGATGCAGAGGCTCTGGCAAAACTTTGTGAACATTTTTATCCTAAAGTCCACAGGTTTGTATATTATAGGGTTAACACCAAAGAAGATGCCGAGGATATTGTTAGCGAAGTTTTTGTAAAAATGATTAAAACTATTGAAAAGCAGAAGGGATCTTTCCAGGCATGGATTTTCAAAATTACCTCAAATTTAGTTATTGATTATTATCGGCGTCGAGGAATTCAAAAGAAGATTCCCTTAACAGAGGATCTGGTAGAGCAAAGAGAAGAACCCAAAGCTCGATTGGAAGATAATTTAACTCAAAAGGAATTAAAAAAAGCAATAAATAAATTGAGCAATGAACAACAAGAGATGATTACTCTCAAATTCATAAACGGATTTAGCAATGACGAGATCTCACAAATAATGAATAAATCAAAGGAAGCAATAAGGGCATTGCAATTTAGAGCCTTGAAGAATCTAAGGAATATATTCAAAGAAGGTAATATAAAATGA
- the rpsU gene encoding 30S ribosomal protein S21, with amino-acid sequence MAFIIVQDGESLESALKRFKRKVQQESIIKEIKKHSVYMKPGEKRRMKEAMAKKRIRKKLRREPIEF; translated from the coding sequence TTGGCATTTATTATTGTACAGGATGGAGAGTCATTGGAGAGCGCACTCAAGAGATTCAAGCGAAAAGTTCAGCAGGAATCAATAATAAAAGAAATTAAAAAACATTCAGTTTACATGAAGCCCGGGGAAAAAAGACGAATGAAAGAAGCAATGGCAAAGAAAAGAATACGGAAAAAACTGAGAAGAGAACCGATAGAATTTTAG
- a CDS encoding acetyl-CoA C-acetyltransferase, which yields MGKNAVIISAVRTAIGNFLGALAPLSAVELGAIVIKEAVRRATIDPKIIDEVIMGNVVSAGIGQAPARQAAIKAGIPGEVPSLTINKVCGSGLKAVMLAVQAIKAGDGDIFIAGGMESMSNCPYILQRARTGYRMGHGELIDLMIYDGLWDSFENKHMGMLGEFTAENSKISREEQDQFAFNSHQKALIAIREGKFKEEIIPVEIPQKKGEPIKFDTDEGPRADTSVEKLSKLRPAFKPDGTITAGNAPSVNDGASALVILSEDRAKELKIEPIAFITFYATGFVEPKMLFYAPVKAVNNLLRKIGKDIDYFDLIEINEAFSAQVLADGKELGWDWDRVNVNGGAVALGHPIGASGARILTTLIYAMKDRKAKKGLAALCLGGGGSVALSVEM from the coding sequence ATGGGTAAAAATGCAGTAATCATAAGTGCTGTGAGAACAGCAATAGGAAATTTCTTGGGGGCTTTAGCTCCTCTAAGTGCGGTTGAACTGGGAGCTATTGTAATAAAAGAAGCAGTGAGAAGAGCTACTATTGACCCAAAAATTATAGATGAGGTGATAATGGGAAATGTTGTCTCAGCAGGAATTGGCCAGGCTCCTGCAAGACAGGCTGCAATAAAAGCTGGAATCCCAGGAGAAGTCCCATCCCTGACGATCAATAAGGTTTGTGGCTCTGGGTTAAAAGCTGTTATGCTTGCAGTTCAGGCAATAAAAGCAGGAGATGGAGATATTTTTATCGCTGGAGGTATGGAGTCGATGAGTAACTGTCCTTATATACTTCAACGAGCTAGGACAGGCTATAGAATGGGTCATGGAGAGCTTATTGATTTGATGATTTATGATGGATTGTGGGATTCATTTGAAAATAAACATATGGGAATGCTTGGAGAATTCACTGCAGAAAATTCAAAAATTTCAAGGGAAGAACAGGATCAATTTGCTTTTAATTCCCACCAGAAAGCTTTAATAGCAATTAGAGAGGGAAAATTCAAGGAGGAAATAATTCCAGTGGAGATTCCTCAAAAAAAAGGAGAGCCTATTAAGTTTGATACAGATGAAGGACCAAGAGCTGATACATCTGTTGAGAAACTTTCAAAGCTAAGGCCTGCATTCAAGCCTGATGGGACAATTACAGCAGGTAATGCGCCCTCTGTTAATGATGGTGCCTCTGCTTTGGTCATTCTGAGTGAGGACAGAGCAAAAGAATTAAAAATTGAACCTATTGCTTTTATAACCTTTTATGCAACAGGATTTGTAGAACCAAAGATGCTTTTTTATGCACCGGTAAAAGCTGTGAATAATCTTCTGAGAAAAATAGGAAAGGACATTGATTATTTTGATTTGATCGAGATAAATGAGGCCTTTTCAGCCCAGGTTCTTGCGGATGGGAAAGAATTGGGCTGGGATTGGGACAGAGTAAATGTTAATGGAGGAGCAGTGGCTTTGGGTCATCCGATAGGAGCATCAGGAGCAAGAATATTAACGACATTAATCTATGCTATGAAGGACAGGAAAGCAAAAAAAGGATTAGCAGCTCTCTGCCTCGGAGGTGGGGGCTCAGTAGCTCTTTCAGTGGAGATGTAG
- a CDS encoding transposase, which translates to MARPLRIEFPGAFYHITSRGIEKRKIFLNDKDYRIFLKLLKKMVERYSINLYAYVLMDNHYHLLLETRLGNLSKMMHDLNSSYITYFNKEYNRVGPLLQGRYKSILVEKDSYLLELVRYLHLNPVRAKLVDDIADYPWSSYKTYIRRENIPWLKREEVLSLFSENIESSIEKFNKFIMDGIRSPVINPFRNLKAQSFLGNDAFVNKMKSIFAKKKKKEISPKKELKKLSPLPVVGIMNILNNEFKEKEKKIKKKIAMYLLREINGLNLNEIKSFFGIHYSVISRHIKEIEKLMLSNEKFKSKIENIRDNILIKNAKNET; encoded by the coding sequence ATGGCACGACCATTAAGAATTGAATTCCCAGGCGCTTTTTATCACATAACTTCCAGAGGGATAGAAAAAAGGAAAATATTTCTGAATGACAAAGATTATAGAATATTTCTAAAATTGCTTAAAAAAATGGTCGAAAGGTATTCCATAAATCTTTATGCTTATGTTTTAATGGATAATCATTATCATCTTTTATTAGAAACTCGTTTAGGAAATTTAAGTAAGATGATGCATGATTTGAATTCGAGCTATATAACTTATTTTAATAAAGAATATAATAGAGTAGGGCCTCTTTTACAGGGTAGATATAAAAGTATCCTCGTAGAGAAAGATTCTTATTTATTAGAATTAGTAAGATACCTCCATTTAAATCCTGTAAGAGCAAAACTCGTTGATGATATAGCTGATTATCCCTGGAGCAGTTATAAAACTTATATAAGGAGAGAAAATATTCCATGGTTAAAAAGAGAGGAAGTCTTAAGTCTATTTTCTGAAAATATTGAAAGCTCCATTGAAAAATTCAATAAATTCATAATGGATGGAATTAGATCTCCTGTAATAAATCCGTTTAGAAATTTAAAAGCTCAAAGTTTTCTTGGGAATGATGCATTTGTAAATAAAATGAAGAGTATTTTTGCTAAAAAAAAGAAAAAGGAGATTTCACCTAAAAAAGAATTAAAAAAACTTTCTCCATTACCCGTAGTAGGAATTATGAATATTTTAAATAATGAATTTAAAGAGAAAGAAAAAAAGATTAAGAAAAAAATTGCAATGTATTTATTAAGAGAAATAAATGGATTAAATTTAAACGAGATAAAATCATTTTTTGGAATTCATTATTCTGTAATAAGTCGACACATTAAAGAAATAGAAAAATTGATGTTAAGTAATGAAAAGTTTAAAAGCAAGATTGAAAATATTCGCGATAATATTTTAATAAAAAATGCAAAAAATGAGACCTGA